From the genome of Nicotiana sylvestris chromosome 2, ASM39365v2, whole genome shotgun sequence, one region includes:
- the LOC138885893 gene encoding chitin biosynthesis protein CHS5-like translates to MWGRSRWGGNDQFKDRATPWSNTNTEEPIEPPTEPTHNAAEPPIEPPIESTLNDAEPTHNSSEPTVNVADGDEPPEHNVNEYEVESDVESSESEEDVLPEEDDSDVDDELRSLRVERRSKRQGKQRKKPIATDEIPLGEAGIDRGFEDIGRNKTSRYVGKLGGDEQFIDSSEADSEDSTEGLDPEAIPGVDIPAKMRSTKVRYDPNCEVAIFELGMIFENAI, encoded by the coding sequence ATGTGGGGCAGAAGTAGGTGGGGTGGTAATGACCAATTTAAAGATAGGGCAACACCTTGGAGTAATACAAATACTGAAGAACCTATTGAGCCGCCTACTGAACCAACTCACAATGCTGCTGAACCACCTATTGAACCTCCTATTGAATCAACTTTGAATGATGCTGAACCAACTCATAATTCTTCTGAACCAACTGTAAATGTTGCTGATGGAGATGAACCACCAGAGCATAATGTTAATGAATATGAAGTGGAATCAGATGTTGAGAGTAGTGAATCAGAAGAAGATGTTCTTCCTGAAGAAGATGATTCAGATGTTGATGATGAATTGAGATCTCTAAGGGTTGAAAGGAGGAGCAAGAGGCAGGGTAAGCAGAGAAAAAAACCAATTGCAACAGATGAGATACCACTAGGAGAAGCAGGTATTGACAGAGGATTTGAGGATATTGGAAGAAACAAGACTTCAAGATATGTAGGTAAATTAGGTGGTGATGAGCAGTTTATTGATAGTTCAGAGGCTGATAGTGAAGATAGCACAGAAGGGTTAGATCCTGAAGCTATTCCTGGTGTTGATATACCAGCAAAAATGAGGAGTACAAAAGTCAGGTATGATCCTAATTGTGAAGTTGCTATATTTGAACTTGGGATGATTTTTGAGAATGCTATATAG